A genomic region of Candidatus Pseudomonas phytovorans contains the following coding sequences:
- a CDS encoding carboxylate/amino acid/amine transporter: MGYLIIVALIQAFSFSLIGEYLAGHVDSYFAVLARVLLAGLVFLPLTRWRQVEPRFMRSMLLIGALQYGITYVCLYLSFRVLTVPEVLLFTILTPLHVTLIEDAMNRRFNPWALLAALVAVAGAAVIRFDSISGEFFIGFLLLQLANFTYAAGQVLYRHLVARHPSDLPHYARFGYFYLGALLVVLPAFLLFGNAQHLPSTDVQWLVLLFLGLCPTALGLYWWNKGACLVSGGTLAVMNNLHVPVGLLLNLLIWNQHEPLGRLFIGGAIILASVWLSRLGARAQTPLAGKA; the protein is encoded by the coding sequence ATGGGCTACCTGATAATCGTCGCGCTGATCCAGGCGTTTTCCTTCAGCCTGATCGGCGAGTACCTGGCCGGGCACGTCGACAGCTACTTCGCCGTGCTCGCACGGGTACTGCTGGCTGGCCTTGTGTTCCTGCCATTGACCCGCTGGCGCCAGGTCGAACCGCGCTTCATGCGCTCGATGCTGTTGATCGGTGCCCTGCAGTACGGCATTACCTACGTCTGCCTGTACTTGAGCTTCCGCGTACTCACCGTGCCGGAAGTGCTGCTGTTCACCATCCTCACGCCGCTGCATGTGACGCTGATCGAAGACGCCATGAACCGGCGTTTCAACCCATGGGCGCTGCTGGCTGCGCTGGTGGCTGTGGCCGGTGCTGCGGTGATCCGCTTCGACAGCATCAGTGGCGAATTCTTTATCGGCTTCCTGCTGCTGCAACTGGCCAACTTCACCTATGCCGCCGGCCAGGTGCTGTACCGCCATCTGGTCGCACGCCACCCCAGTGACCTGCCGCACTACGCCCGCTTTGGCTACTTCTATCTGGGTGCCTTGCTGGTCGTGCTGCCGGCCTTCCTGCTGTTCGGGAACGCCCAGCATTTGCCGAGTACCGATGTGCAATGGTTGGTGCTGCTGTTCCTGGGCCTTTGTCCGACCGCCTTGGGCCTTTACTGGTGGAACAAGGGCGCCTGCCTGGTTTCTGGCGGCACGCTGGCGGTGATGAACAACCTGCATGTACCGGTGGGGCTGCTGCTGAACCTGCTGATCTGGAATCAGCACGAGCCGCTGGGCCGGCTGTTCATCGGCGGTGCGATCATCCTCGCGTCGGTGTGGCTGAGCCGGTTGGGCGCACGCGCGCAGACGCCGCTGGCCGGCAAGGCCTGA
- a CDS encoding alpha/beta hydrolase encodes MAYFEHEGCALHYEEYGQGEPLVLLHGLGSSCQDWELQVPELSRHYRVILMDIRGHGRSDKPRDGYQIATFSADLLALLEHLHTGPVHFVGLSMGGMVGFQFAVDHPQWLRSLCIVNSAPEVKRRTRSDWLWWLKRWGLARILSVETVGKGLAQRLFPKPQQADLRQKMAQRWARNDKRAYLKSFDAIVDWGVQERIGQIHCPTLVIAADHDYTPIQLKQHYVALMPNARLVVVEDSRHATPLDQPEVFNQTLLQFLAAASTSQGSLSPC; translated from the coding sequence ATGGCCTATTTCGAACACGAAGGATGCGCACTGCATTACGAGGAATATGGCCAGGGCGAACCCCTGGTGTTGCTGCACGGGCTGGGTTCCAGCTGCCAGGACTGGGAGCTGCAGGTCCCGGAGCTTAGCCGCCACTATCGGGTGATCCTCATGGACATCCGCGGCCACGGCCGCTCAGACAAGCCGCGTGACGGGTACCAGATCGCCACCTTCAGTGCCGACCTGCTGGCCCTGCTCGAACACCTGCACACAGGCCCCGTGCACTTCGTCGGCCTGTCCATGGGCGGCATGGTGGGCTTCCAGTTTGCCGTCGACCACCCGCAATGGCTGCGTAGCCTGTGCATCGTCAACAGTGCCCCCGAGGTCAAGCGCCGCACCCGCAGCGACTGGCTGTGGTGGCTCAAGCGCTGGGGCCTGGCACGCATCCTCAGTGTCGAAACCGTCGGCAAGGGCTTGGCGCAACGGCTGTTCCCCAAACCCCAGCAAGCTGACCTGCGGCAGAAGATGGCCCAGCGCTGGGCGCGCAACGACAAACGCGCCTACCTCAAAAGCTTCGACGCCATCGTCGACTGGGGCGTGCAGGAACGCATCGGGCAGATCCACTGTCCCACCCTGGTGATCGCCGCCGACCACGATTACACGCCGATACAACTGAAACAGCACTACGTAGCCCTGATGCCCAACGCCAGGCTGGTCGTCGTCGAAGATTCCCGGCACGCTACGCCCCTCGATCAACCCGAGGTCTTCAACCAGACCCTGCTGCAGTTCCTCGCAGCCGCTTCCACCTCTCAAGGATCTTTGAGCCCATGCTGA
- a CDS encoding peptidylprolyl isomerase encodes MLKKLLLTACSMALATSVMASDKTPHVMLDTSFGQVEIELNAEKAPISTKNFLQYVDSGFYNNTIFHRVIPGFMVQGGGFTDQMAQKDTKDPIRNEASNGLLNTRGTLSMARTSDPNSATSQFFINVADNDFLNPGRDRGYAVFGKVTKGMEVVDQIVNSPTTVKKGMRDVPADPVYIKSAKRID; translated from the coding sequence ATGCTGAAAAAACTTCTTCTCACCGCCTGCTCGATGGCCTTAGCCACCAGCGTCATGGCCTCCGACAAGACCCCGCACGTTATGCTGGACACCAGCTTCGGCCAGGTCGAAATCGAACTGAACGCCGAGAAGGCACCGATCAGTACCAAGAACTTCCTGCAGTACGTCGACAGCGGCTTCTATAACAACACCATCTTCCACCGCGTGATCCCGGGCTTCATGGTCCAGGGCGGTGGCTTTACCGACCAGATGGCGCAAAAAGACACTAAGGATCCGATCAGGAACGAAGCCAGCAACGGCCTGCTGAATACTCGCGGCACCCTGTCGATGGCGCGTACCTCGGACCCGAACTCGGCCACCAGCCAGTTCTTCATCAACGTGGCCGACAACGACTTCCTCAACCCGGGGCGTGACCGTGGCTACGCCGTATTCGGCAAGGTGACCAAGGGCATGGAAGTGGTCGATCAGATCGTCAATTCACCGACTACCGTCAAAAAAGGCATGCGCGATGTACCGGCCGACCCGGTCTACATCAAGTCAGCCAAACGCATCGACTGA
- a CDS encoding FMN-dependent NADH-azoreductase gives MSRVLIIESSARQQDSVSRQLTKDFIQQWQAAHPADQITVRDLAVSPVPHLDANLLGGWMKPEEQRSAAELEALARSNELTDELLAADVLVMAAPMYNFTIPSTLKAWLDHVLRAGITFKYTPTGPQGLLTGKRAVVLTARGGIHAGASSDHQEPYLRQVMAFIGIHDVDFIHAEGLNMSGEFHEKGVNQAKAKLAAVA, from the coding sequence ATGTCCCGCGTACTGATCATCGAAAGCAGCGCCCGCCAGCAGGATTCCGTTTCACGTCAGTTGACCAAGGATTTCATCCAGCAATGGCAGGCTGCCCACCCAGCCGATCAGATCACCGTGCGCGACCTGGCGGTAAGCCCGGTGCCACACCTGGATGCCAACCTGCTCGGTGGCTGGATGAAGCCCGAAGAGCAGCGCAGTGCCGCGGAACTGGAGGCCTTGGCCCGTTCCAACGAATTGACTGATGAATTGCTGGCTGCCGACGTGCTGGTGATGGCTGCGCCGATGTACAACTTCACTATTCCCAGCACCCTCAAGGCCTGGCTAGACCACGTGCTGCGTGCCGGCATCACTTTCAAGTACACCCCGACCGGCCCGCAAGGCCTGCTGACCGGCAAGCGCGCCGTGGTCCTGACGGCTCGCGGCGGTATTCACGCCGGTGCCAGCAGCGACCATCAGGAACCCTACCTGCGCCAGGTAATGGCCTTCATCGGCATTCACGATGTCGACTTCATCCATGCCGAAGGCTTGAACATGAGCGGCGAGTTCCACGAGAAGGGCGTCAACCAGGCCAAGGCCAAGCTGGCGGCGGTGGCCTGA
- a CDS encoding ABC transporter ATP-binding protein — protein sequence MLYRRFEQLIDIFRDAPSESPPSQVWPFYLYYLRQVWPSFLALLVVGLFASLIEVAMFSYLSRIIDLAQGTPNANFFSEHSGELIWMLVVILLLRPLFFGLHDLLVHQTINPGMTSMIRWQNHTYVLKQSLNFFQSDFAGRIAQRIMQTGNSLRDSAVQAVDALWHVLIYAVTSLVLFAEADWRLMLPLLAWIASYIAALLYFVPRVKERSVISSDARSKLMGRIVDGYTNIATLKLFAHTDYEQQYAREAIREQTEKTQLASRVITSMDVVITTLNGLLVVATTGLALWLWSQSLITVGAIALATGLVIRIVNMSGWIMWVVNGIFENIGMVQDGLQTIAQPVTVTDQPNAPPLKVSRGAVHFDDVDFHYGKAANVIEGLDLNIRPGEKIGLIGPSGAGKSTLVNLLLRLYDVQGGRILIDGQNIAEVSQASLRAQIGMITQDTSLLHRSIRDNLLYGRPDASEAELHEAVRRARADEFIPQLSDAQGRTGFDAHVGERGVKLSGGQRQRIAIARVLLKNAPILIMDEATSALDSEVEAAIQESLETLMQGKTVIAIAHRLSTIARMDRLVVLDKGRIVESGSHAELLEQQGLYARLWHHQTGGFVGVD from the coding sequence ATGCTGTACCGCCGTTTCGAGCAACTGATCGACATTTTCCGCGACGCGCCTAGCGAGTCGCCCCCCAGCCAGGTATGGCCCTTTTACCTGTATTACCTGCGCCAGGTGTGGCCAAGCTTTTTAGCGCTGCTGGTGGTCGGCCTGTTCGCCTCGCTGATCGAAGTGGCGATGTTCAGCTACCTCAGCCGCATCATCGACCTGGCCCAAGGCACGCCGAATGCCAACTTCTTCAGTGAGCACAGCGGCGAACTGATCTGGATGCTGGTGGTGATCCTGCTGCTGCGGCCGTTGTTCTTCGGCCTGCACGACCTGCTGGTGCACCAGACCATCAATCCTGGCATGACCAGCATGATCCGCTGGCAAAACCACACTTACGTGCTCAAGCAGAGCCTGAACTTCTTCCAGAGCGACTTTGCCGGGCGTATTGCCCAGCGCATCATGCAGACCGGCAACTCGCTGCGTGACTCCGCCGTGCAGGCGGTGGACGCGCTGTGGCACGTGCTGATCTACGCCGTCACTTCACTGGTGCTGTTCGCCGAGGCCGACTGGCGCCTGATGCTGCCGCTGCTGGCCTGGATCGCCAGCTACATCGCCGCGCTGCTCTACTTCGTGCCACGGGTCAAGGAACGCTCGGTGATTTCCTCGGACGCCCGCTCCAAGCTGATGGGGCGTATCGTCGACGGCTACACCAACATCGCGACGTTGAAGCTGTTCGCCCATACCGACTACGAGCAGCAGTACGCGCGTGAAGCGATCCGCGAGCAAACCGAGAAAACCCAGTTGGCCTCGCGGGTAATCACCAGCATGGACGTGGTCATCACCACACTCAACGGCTTGCTGGTGGTCGCCACCACGGGCCTGGCGCTGTGGTTGTGGAGCCAGTCGCTGATTACTGTTGGCGCCATCGCCCTGGCCACCGGCCTGGTGATCCGCATCGTCAACATGTCGGGCTGGATCATGTGGGTGGTCAATGGCATCTTCGAGAACATCGGCATGGTCCAGGATGGCCTGCAGACCATCGCCCAGCCGGTTACCGTGACCGACCAGCCCAACGCGCCGCCGCTCAAGGTCAGCCGCGGTGCGGTGCATTTCGATGATGTCGACTTCCACTATGGCAAGGCTGCCAATGTGATCGAAGGGCTCGACCTGAACATACGCCCAGGCGAAAAAATCGGCTTGATCGGCCCGTCCGGGGCGGGCAAGTCGACCTTGGTCAACCTGCTGCTGCGCCTGTATGACGTGCAGGGCGGGCGCATCCTCATCGATGGCCAGAACATTGCCGAAGTCAGCCAGGCCAGCCTGCGCGCACAAATTGGCATGATCACCCAGGACACCTCCCTGCTGCACCGCTCGATCCGCGACAACCTGCTGTATGGCCGCCCCGACGCCAGCGAGGCGGAGTTGCACGAGGCGGTTCGTCGCGCCCGCGCCGACGAGTTCATTCCGCAGCTTTCAGACGCCCAGGGGCGCACCGGCTTCGATGCCCATGTAGGAGAGCGCGGGGTCAAGTTGTCGGGGGGTCAGCGCCAGCGCATCGCCATTGCCCGGGTACTGTTGAAGAATGCGCCGATCCTGATCATGGACGAAGCCACTTCGGCGCTGGATTCGGAGGTGGAGGCAGCCATCCAGGAAAGCCTGGAGACGCTGATGCAGGGCAAGACGGTGATCGCCATCGCCCACCGGCTTTCCACCATTGCCCGGATGGACCGGCTGGTGGTGCTGGACAAGGGGCGCATTGTCGAGAGCGGCAGCCATGCCGAGTTGCTGGAACAGCAAGGGCTGTATGCCCGGTTGTGGCACCACCAGACCGGGGGTTTTGTCGGAGTCGACTGA
- a CDS encoding mechanosensitive ion channel family protein translates to MDIQRIWRDSLDLWGTLDQHPMLHAAIGLAVLLLISLVLGRLARFLMLHGARLLARQPALKWLDDLRHNKVFHRLAQTTPSLVLQFGLKLVPELSDTAQHFLGNVALAFTLLFMTMALSCLLDALLDIYARTEHARTRSIKGYVQLAKMMLWIFASIVIVATLIDRSPLLLLSGLGAMSAVLLLVYKDTLLSFVASVQLTSNDMLHVGDWIEMPQVGADGDVVDITLHTVKVQNFDKTIVSIPTWRLMSESFRNYRGMQQSGGRRIKRSLFIDAAGVRFLTRDEEQRLTQVSLLGDYLASKRQELQNWNEALGPVAELSANRRKLTNIGTFRAFALAYLKNHPNVHPNMTCMVRQMQTTAEGVPLEIYCFTTTTVWAEYERIQGDIFDYLLAVLPEFGLSLYQQPSGNDMRVGLAGRVVEPVSRRLEELSEA, encoded by the coding sequence ATGGATATACAAAGAATCTGGCGTGACTCCCTCGACCTGTGGGGCACCCTCGACCAACACCCGATGCTGCACGCCGCCATTGGCCTGGCGGTGCTGCTACTGATTTCCCTGGTACTCGGCCGCCTGGCGCGCTTCCTGATGCTGCATGGCGCGCGCCTGCTGGCTCGCCAACCGGCACTGAAGTGGCTGGACGACCTGCGCCACAACAAGGTGTTCCACCGCCTGGCGCAGACCACGCCATCGCTGGTGCTCCAGTTCGGCCTGAAACTGGTACCGGAGCTGTCCGACACGGCCCAGCACTTCCTCGGCAACGTTGCCCTGGCCTTTACCCTGCTGTTCATGACCATGGCGCTGTCATGCCTGCTGGATGCCCTGCTCGACATCTACGCCCGCACCGAACACGCCCGCACCCGCTCCATCAAGGGCTATGTGCAACTGGCCAAGATGATGCTGTGGATCTTCGCCTCCATCGTCATCGTCGCCACCCTGATCGACCGCTCGCCGTTGCTGCTGCTGTCGGGCCTGGGTGCCATGTCGGCGGTGCTGCTGTTGGTGTACAAAGACACCCTGCTGTCGTTCGTTGCCAGCGTGCAGCTCACCAGCAACGACATGCTGCATGTGGGTGACTGGATCGAAATGCCGCAGGTGGGTGCCGATGGCGACGTGGTGGACATCACCCTGCACACGGTGAAGGTACAGAATTTCGACAAGACCATTGTCTCGATCCCCACCTGGCGCCTGATGAGCGAGTCGTTCCGCAACTACCGCGGCATGCAGCAGTCCGGTGGCCGGCGGATCAAGCGCAGCCTGTTCATCGATGCAGCCGGGGTACGTTTCCTCACCCGCGATGAAGAACAGCGCCTGACCCAGGTGAGCCTGCTGGGCGACTACCTGGCCAGCAAGCGCCAGGAGCTGCAGAACTGGAACGAAGCGCTGGGCCCGGTGGCCGAGCTGTCGGCCAACCGCCGCAAGCTGACCAATATCGGCACTTTCCGCGCGTTTGCCCTGGCCTACCTGAAGAACCACCCCAACGTGCACCCCAACATGACCTGCATGGTGCGGCAGATGCAGACCACGGCCGAGGGTGTGCCGCTGGAGATCTACTGCTTCACCACCACCACGGTATGGGCGGAGTATGAGCGGATTCAGGGGGATATTTTCGACTACCTGCTGGCGGTGTTGCCGGAGTTCGGGTTGAGCCTGTATCAGCAGCCGAGTGGCAATGACATGCGGGTGGGGTTGGCGGGGCGGGTTGTGGAGCCGGTATCGCGGCGGCTTGAAGAGCTGAGTGAGGCTTGA
- a CDS encoding putative porin, which translates to MRLVSTLTGVSLTGMMLALSAPASAAVDAKLLEMLRANGSINQAQYSELQGDLAKETKEKADQKAQSERMSSFEQKVAWAAKTQIKGDVRLRYEDVNVDNPISRSGNQDRERVRARVGFYSEINPQVDAGVRVATGSSADARSTNQSLDNYFEKKSLWVDLAYLDWHPTAVPNLHLIGGKMNQPWVSMGDIIWDSDINPEGVAATYKTNLGPAEVFGSIGHYNLKDNVDGDGVQFKHDAQLYAAQLGTKFNAADTVKITVGGSIYGYDNDKASAALRSLGNTTDEFNLVEGFGQVDFTGFAIPLSAYGQFVKNTESTDGKDKAWLAGVKSKIGAWSLDYNYRDVQRNGVVSLFTDSDFGNGFTGSRGHKFKVGYEIDKNFALGAAYLMAKTDYSNLPNSDADVDTLQVDLEAKF; encoded by the coding sequence ATGCGTCTTGTTTCTACACTTACCGGAGTAAGCCTCACCGGCATGATGCTGGCCCTGAGTGCCCCGGCCAGTGCTGCTGTCGACGCCAAGCTGCTCGAAATGCTCCGCGCCAACGGCTCGATCAACCAGGCGCAGTACAGCGAACTGCAAGGCGACCTGGCAAAAGAAACCAAGGAAAAGGCCGACCAGAAAGCTCAGTCCGAACGTATGAGCTCCTTTGAACAAAAAGTGGCATGGGCCGCCAAGACCCAGATCAAGGGTGATGTGCGCCTGCGTTACGAAGACGTCAACGTCGACAACCCGATCTCCCGCAGTGGCAACCAGGACCGTGAGCGCGTGCGTGCCCGTGTCGGCTTCTACAGCGAGATCAACCCGCAGGTCGACGCCGGTGTGCGTGTGGCCACCGGTAGCAGCGCCGATGCCCGCTCGACCAACCAGAGCCTGGACAACTACTTCGAGAAGAAGTCGCTGTGGGTCGACCTGGCCTACCTCGACTGGCACCCGACTGCAGTGCCTAACCTGCACCTGATCGGCGGCAAGATGAACCAGCCATGGGTGAGCATGGGCGACATCATCTGGGACAGCGACATCAACCCGGAAGGCGTGGCGGCTACCTACAAGACCAACCTCGGCCCGGCCGAAGTGTTCGGCAGCATCGGCCACTACAACCTGAAGGACAACGTCGACGGCGACGGCGTACAGTTCAAGCACGACGCGCAGCTGTATGCGGCCCAGTTGGGTACCAAGTTCAACGCGGCTGACACCGTCAAGATCACCGTTGGCGGCAGCATCTACGGCTACGACAACGACAAGGCCTCGGCCGCCCTGCGTTCGCTGGGCAACACCACTGACGAGTTCAACCTGGTTGAAGGCTTCGGTCAGGTCGACTTCACCGGCTTCGCCATCCCATTGTCGGCTTACGGCCAGTTCGTCAAGAACACCGAAAGCACCGACGGCAAGGACAAGGCCTGGCTGGCTGGTGTGAAGAGCAAGATCGGTGCCTGGAGCCTGGACTACAACTACCGCGACGTACAGCGTAACGGTGTAGTCAGCCTGTTCACCGACTCTGACTTCGGTAACGGCTTCACCGGTTCCCGTGGCCACAAGTTCAAAGTGGGTTACGAAATCGACAAGAACTTCGCCCTC
- a CDS encoding AEC family transporter has protein sequence MHTIFVIVAPIFALILVGYLCRKTNKLGDKAAAEINKMVVWLCLPALLFKVTATATWSEIWHPGFIVAFGTGALAMFVVTLLWRLNTGHGLVASSIDGLSAGYANTGYIGIPLCLLLFGQAGLQPALISSLIVVCLVFAISLTLIEVGLQEERHIGRAILLVSKALAKNPLVISPLAGAAWAVSGLGLAEPMMHFLDMLALATTPCALISLGAFLAEKRTGSQASPWPLVAMKLVGQPALTWVLAFKVFSLPTMWAASAVLLAALPTGTGPFMLAEYYNREAGLISRTILLSTVASLVTLTGLLYLLGYAG, from the coding sequence ATGCACACCATCTTCGTCATTGTTGCGCCGATCTTCGCCCTGATCCTGGTTGGCTATCTGTGCCGCAAAACCAACAAGCTGGGCGACAAGGCCGCCGCCGAAATCAACAAGATGGTGGTGTGGCTGTGCCTGCCGGCGTTGCTGTTCAAGGTGACGGCCACCGCCACCTGGAGCGAAATCTGGCACCCCGGCTTCATCGTGGCCTTTGGTACGGGCGCCCTGGCCATGTTCGTGGTCACCTTGCTGTGGCGCCTGAACACTGGCCATGGCCTGGTGGCGTCGAGCATCGACGGGCTCAGTGCGGGGTATGCCAATACCGGCTATATAGGCATTCCGTTGTGTCTGCTGCTGTTCGGCCAGGCGGGTTTGCAGCCAGCATTGATCTCATCGTTGATCGTGGTGTGCCTGGTGTTTGCCATTTCCCTGACGCTGATCGAAGTCGGGCTACAAGAGGAGCGGCACATTGGCCGCGCCATATTGCTGGTGAGCAAGGCGCTGGCGAAGAACCCGTTGGTGATTTCACCACTGGCAGGCGCTGCCTGGGCGGTGTCCGGGTTGGGCCTGGCGGAACCGATGATGCACTTTCTCGACATGCTGGCGCTGGCGACCACGCCTTGTGCGCTGATATCGCTGGGTGCATTTCTGGCTGAAAAACGTACAGGGTCGCAGGCCAGCCCGTGGCCGTTGGTGGCCATGAAGTTGGTAGGGCAGCCAGCGCTGACCTGGGTGCTGGCGTTTAAGGTGTTCAGCTTGCCGACCATGTGGGCGGCGTCGGCGGTGCTGCTGGCGGCGCTGCCGACCGGGACCGGGCCGTTCATGCTGGCAGAGTATTACAACCGCGAGGCGGGGCTGATTTCGCGGACCATTCTGTTGTCGACCGTGGCCTCATTGGTGACCTTGACCGGGTTGTTGTACCTGCTGGGTTACGCGGGGTAG
- a CDS encoding GNAT family N-acetyltransferase has translation MTSLHSLAHLRDLPAATWDALVPAGQPFLRHGFLSAMEDSGSVTRSTGWAAEHLVLERDGQVRALLPAYRKWHSFGEYVFDHGWADACERAGIAYYPKLLGAVPFSPVSGPRLLAADPADGLLMLQALPEYLGKGGLSGAHINFTDPALDAQLAGLPGWMERLGCQFHWQNRGYRDFQDFLDSLSSRKRKQMRKEREQVAGQGIEFRWYRGGELDQAQWDFVYRCYANTYAVRRRAPYLTREFFSLLAERMPEALRVVMARQGGRDVAMALSLVGGDSLFGRYWGCLDEFDRLHFETCFYQGMDFAIAEGYQRFDAGAQGEHKLIRGFEPVITRSWHYLLHPGLRRAVEDFLVQEREGVRGYAEEARGMLPYRRD, from the coding sequence GTGACCAGCCTGCACAGCCTTGCCCATTTGCGTGATCTTCCGGCGGCCACCTGGGATGCCTTGGTACCGGCTGGCCAACCGTTTCTGCGCCATGGATTTTTAAGTGCCATGGAGGACAGTGGCAGTGTCACGCGCAGCACCGGTTGGGCCGCCGAGCACCTGGTGCTGGAGCGTGACGGGCAGGTACGGGCACTGTTGCCGGCGTACCGCAAGTGGCACTCGTTTGGCGAGTATGTGTTCGATCATGGCTGGGCCGATGCGTGTGAGCGGGCGGGTATCGCCTATTACCCGAAGCTGCTCGGCGCTGTGCCGTTCAGCCCGGTCAGCGGCCCACGCCTGCTGGCGGCTGATCCGGCTGACGGTTTGTTGATGCTGCAGGCCCTGCCGGAGTATCTGGGCAAGGGCGGGCTTTCCGGTGCGCATATCAACTTTACCGACCCGGCGCTGGACGCGCAGTTGGCGGGCCTGCCAGGGTGGATGGAACGCCTGGGTTGCCAGTTTCACTGGCAAAACCGTGGGTATCGCGACTTCCAGGATTTTCTCGACAGCCTGAGTTCGCGCAAGCGTAAGCAGATGCGCAAAGAGCGTGAGCAGGTGGCCGGGCAGGGCATCGAGTTCCGTTGGTACCGCGGTGGGGAACTGGACCAGGCGCAGTGGGATTTCGTCTACCGCTGCTATGCCAATACCTATGCGGTGCGCCGCCGCGCGCCCTACCTGACCCGTGAGTTTTTCAGCCTGCTGGCCGAGCGCATGCCCGAGGCGCTGCGTGTGGTAATGGCCCGGCAGGGTGGGCGTGATGTGGCGATGGCCTTGAGCCTGGTCGGGGGCGACAGCCTGTTTGGCCGTTACTGGGGTTGCCTGGATGAATTCGACCGGCTGCATTTCGAAACGTGTTTCTACCAAGGTATGGACTTTGCCATTGCCGAGGGTTACCAGCGTTTCGATGCCGGGGCGCAGGGCGAGCACAAGTTGATACGTGGGTTTGAGCCAGTGATTACACGGTCGTGGCATTACCTGCTGCACCCGGGGTTGCGGCGGGCGGTGGAGGACTTCCTGGTGCAGGAGCGGGAAGGGGTGAGGGGGTATGCCGAGGAGGCGCGAGGGATGTTGCCGTATCGTCGGGACTGA
- a CDS encoding 3-phosphoglycerate kinase, which yields MKKCCAAILMCLPLGAMAYPIDVEKELTGVKLDYTAYDTAYDIGAITLNNYGQVPAACKVTFRNGPEAPRVRRVNVPAGKSVDVTAKFNRQIIKLRIALNCSAE from the coding sequence ATGAAGAAATGTTGTGCGGCAATACTGATGTGCCTGCCCCTCGGGGCCATGGCCTATCCCATCGATGTGGAGAAGGAACTGACCGGGGTCAAGCTCGACTACACCGCCTATGACACGGCCTACGACATTGGGGCCATTACCCTCAACAACTATGGGCAAGTACCGGCAGCGTGCAAAGTGACCTTTCGCAATGGCCCGGAAGCACCGCGGGTACGCCGGGTGAACGTTCCTGCCGGTAAAAGCGTCGATGTCACGGCCAAATTCAATCGGCAGATCATCAAACTGCGGATCGCCTTGAACTGCAGTGCGGAATAA
- a CDS encoding LysR family transcriptional regulator — protein MKAPRVTLDQWRTLQAVVDHGGFAQAAEALHRSQSSVSYTVARMQEQLGVPLLRIDGRKAVLTEAGNVLLRRSRHLVKQASQLEDLAHHMEQGWEAEVRLVVDAAYPSARLVRALAAFMPQSRGCRVRLREEVLSGVEEVMHEGIADLAISSYSIGGYLGAELSAVEFVAVAHPEHSLHRLGRELTFQDLESQLQVVIRDSGRAQPRDVGWLGAEQRWTVGSLGTAATFVSSGLGFAWLPRHMIERELSEGVLKPLLLDQGGSRHPLFYLYSSKEKTLGPATQILIDLLRNFDTAPLDVPFAAPPQA, from the coding sequence ATGAAAGCGCCGCGCGTAACCCTTGACCAGTGGCGAACCCTGCAAGCAGTGGTCGATCACGGCGGGTTTGCCCAGGCCGCCGAGGCACTGCACCGCTCGCAGTCCTCGGTCAGCTACACCGTGGCCCGCATGCAGGAACAACTGGGCGTGCCACTGCTGCGCATCGACGGCCGCAAGGCGGTGCTCACCGAGGCGGGCAACGTGCTGCTGCGCCGCTCGCGCCACCTGGTCAAGCAGGCCAGCCAGCTCGAAGACCTCGCCCACCACATGGAACAAGGCTGGGAAGCCGAGGTGCGCCTGGTGGTCGATGCCGCCTACCCCAGTGCCCGCCTGGTACGTGCCCTGGCGGCGTTCATGCCGCAAAGCCGCGGCTGCCGGGTGCGCCTGCGTGAAGAAGTGTTGTCTGGCGTAGAAGAAGTGATGCACGAAGGCATCGCCGACCTGGCCATCAGCAGCTACAGCATTGGCGGCTACCTGGGGGCCGAACTGAGCGCGGTGGAGTTCGTCGCCGTCGCCCACCCCGAGCACAGCCTGCACCGCCTGGGCCGGGAACTCACCTTCCAGGACCTGGAAAGCCAGTTGCAGGTGGTCATTCGCGACTCGGGCCGCGCACAGCCGCGCGATGTCGGCTGGCTGGGTGCCGAACAACGCTGGACCGTCGGCAGCCTGGGCACCGCCGCCACCTTTGTGAGCAGTGGCCTGGGCTTTGCCTGGCTGCCCCGGCACATGATCGAGCGCGAGCTGAGTGAAGGCGTGCTCAAACCGCTGCTGCTGGATCAGGGTGGCAGCCGTCACCCACTGTTCTACCTTTATTCGAGCAAAGAGAAGACCTTGGGCCCGGCCACGCAGATTCTCATCGACCTGCTGCGCAACTTCGACACCGCGCCACTGGACGTGCCCTTCGCAGCCCCCCCGCAAGCCTGA